A genomic region of Thunnus albacares chromosome 2, fThuAlb1.1, whole genome shotgun sequence contains the following coding sequences:
- the LOC122970495 gene encoding progonadoliberin-1-like, whose protein sequence is MHRRMAMQTLALWLLLLGSVVPQVCCQHWSYGLSPGGKRELDSLSDTLDNVVEGFPHVDTPCSVLGCVEESPFAKIYRMKGFLGSVTNRENEHKNYKK, encoded by the exons ATGCACAGAAG aaTGGCTATGCAAACCCTGGCACTGTGGTTGCTGCTTCTGGGCTCAGTGGTGCCACAGGTCTGCTGTCAGCACTGGTCATATGGACTGAGCCCAGGAGGGAAAAGGGAACTGGACAGCCTTTCAGACACACTGGACAAT GTAGTTGAGGGGTTTCCACATGTGGACACACCTTGCAGTGTTTTGGGTTGTGTTGAGGAATCGCCTTTCGCCAAAATCTACAGAATGAAAGGATTTCTT ggCAGTGTGACCAACAGGGAGAATGAacacaaaaattataaaaaatga